Proteins from a single region of Juglans microcarpa x Juglans regia isolate MS1-56 chromosome 5S, Jm3101_v1.0, whole genome shotgun sequence:
- the LOC121267860 gene encoding berberine bridge enzyme-like 21, which produces MGKSNPFLYLPTPRMFPLICLFLLFQVSASWAASDSAHNAFVQCLSCQTKQPDQISKIVYAQNNPSYSSVLRAYIRNARFNTTLTPKPVIIVTPTEESHVQAAVICAKKNGIHIRIRSGGHDYEGVSYVSQDPFVVLDMFNLRSVVVDAKEETAWVQVGATLGEVYYNIWQKSKLHGFPAGVCSTVGVGGHLSGAGYGFMVRKYGLTTDNVLDAKIVDVNGRILDKTSMGEDLFWAIRGGGGASFGVILAFKIKLVPVPEKVTVFRAERTLEENATDIVYRWQQVAPTTDDNLFMRMLIQPVTSKVKKGETTIRASIVALFLGKAEDLITLLSKEFPELGLKKEDVTEMSWIDSVVWAGAGNGNVTSPTVLLDRHPDTAIFGKRKSDYVQKPISKAGLEYIWKKMIELGKIGLVFNPYGGKMNQVQASALPFPHRAGNLFKIQYSISWQDAGIEAEKNSITQSRSLYSYMTPFVSKNPRSAYLNYRDLDIGINHHGKNSYAEGKVYGAMYFHENFDRLVKIKTAVDPDNFFRNEQSIPLASSS; this is translated from the coding sequence ATGGGAAAATCAAACCCATTCCTGTATCTGCCAACGCCAAGAATGTTTCCTTTAATctgcctttttcttctttttcaagtcTCTGCCTCATGGGCAGCTTCCGATTCTGCCCATAACGCCTTTGTCCAGTGCTTATCATGTCAAACAAAGCAACCAGATCAAATCTCCAAAATAGTTTATGCTCAAAACAACCCTTCCTACTCATCCGTCCTCCGTGCCTACATCCGCAATGCACGCTTCAACACCACATTGACGCCAAAACCTGTCATCATCGTGACCCCGACAGAGGAATCCCATGTCCAAGCCGCTGTGATTTGTGCCAAGAAAAATGGCATCCATATAAGAATCCGCAGCGGCGGCCATGACTACGAGGGCGTCTCGTATGTATCTCAAGACCCATTTGTCGTCCTCGATATGTTTAATCTTCGTTCTGTTGTGGTCGATGCCAAGGAAGAAACTGCATGGGTGCAAGTCGGCGCCACGCTCGGAGaagtttattataatatatggcAGAAGAGCAAGCTGCATGGCTTCCCGGCAGGGGTTTGTTCCACTGTCGGCGTTGGTGGGCACTTAAGTGGCGCTGGATATGGTTTCATGGTTCGGAAATATGGACTTACCACAGATAATGTCCTTGATGCGAAGATCGTGGACGTTAATGGGAGAATCCTTGATAAGACTTCAATGGGAGAAGATCTTTTTTGGGCCattagaggaggaggaggcgcAAGTTTTGGAGTAATACTCGCATTCAAAATAAAGTTGGTTCCTGTTCCGGAAAAGGTTACCGTTTTTAGGGCTGAAAGGACCTTGGAAGAGAACGCGACCGATATTGTCTATCGATGGCAGCAAGTCGCTCCGACCACGGATGACAACCTGTTCATGAGGATGCTGATACAGCCCGTGACATCCAAGGTGAAGAAGGGGGAGACGACAATCCGAGCGTCGATCGTCGCATTGTTCCTCGGCAAAGCAGAAGACCTGATCACGTTATTAAGCAAGGAGTTTCCTGAACTAGGTTTGAAGAAGGAAGATGTGACGGAAATGAGTTGGATTGATTCTGTTGTGTGGGCTGGCGCCGGCAATGGCAATGTCACGTCCCCGACAGTCCTCCTCGACCGACACCCCGACACGGCAATCTTCGGGAAGAGGAAATCGGATTACGTGCAGAAACCGATTTCGAAAGCTGGGTTGGaatatatatggaagaaaatGATTGAGCTCGGAAAAATTGGACTGGTTTTCAATCCTTATGGTGGAAAAATGAACCAAGTACAAGCTTCTGCACTTCCTTTCCCACATCGTGCAGGGAATTTGTTCAAAATCCAGTACTCAATAAGCTGGCAAGATGCAGGAATTGAGGCAGAAAAGAACTCCATAACTCAATCAAGGAGCCTTTACAGTTACATGACTCCTTTCGTGTCCAAGAACCCTAGAAGTGCATATTTGAACTATAGGGATCTTGACATTGGGATCAATCACCATGGTAAGAACAGCTATGCAGAAGGAAAGGTTTATGGAGCcatgtattttcatgaaaacttTGATAGGTTAGTGAAGATCAAGACTGCAGTTGATCCAGACAATTTCTTCAGGAATGAGCAAAGTATCCCTCTGGCCTCTTCCTCATAA